The Leisingera methylohalidivorans DSM 14336 genome has a window encoding:
- a CDS encoding ribbon-helix-helix domain-containing protein has translation MSVKASISRSESQDAFARDLVAQGRFASVSAVMQQGLELLRAETEARAAETEALRALLKERRAGAFSDMDDARKSTRATLARKKAQHGL, from the coding sequence AGCCTCCATTTCCCGCAGTGAATCCCAGGACGCCTTTGCCCGCGACCTTGTGGCCCAGGGCCGCTTTGCCAGTGTCAGCGCGGTGATGCAGCAGGGGCTGGAACTGCTCCGGGCCGAGACCGAAGCCCGCGCCGCAGAGACCGAAGCCCTGCGCGCCCTTCTGAAGGAACGCCGTGCAGGCGCCTTCAGCGATATGGACGACGCGCGCAAAAGCACCCGCGCCACGCTGGCCCGCAAGAAAGCACAGCATGGCCTGTAG
- the nqrF gene encoding NADH:ubiquinone reductase (Na(+)-transporting) subunit F: protein METFTLGVVLFTVIVLGLVALILAARSRLVSTGNVNITINGEKTISVPAGGKLLQTLAAEKLFVPSACGGGGTCAQCRVRVHSGGGSILPTEESHITKREASCGDRLSCQVAVKQDMEVEVPEEVFGVKKWRCKVRSNDNVATFIKALVLELPEGEDVNFRAGGYIQIEAPAHQLAYTDFDIQEEYREDWDRFNLWQYKSQVAEPVERAYSMANYPDEKGIIMLNVRVASPPPGSEGIPAGQMSSYIFNLKPGDEVTISGPFGEFFARDTQKEMVFIGGGAGMAPMRSHIFDQLKRLQNRDRKISFWYGARSKKEMFFVEDFDQLAEEFDNFEWHVALSDAQPEDDWKGYTGFIHNVLFEEYLKNHPAPEDCEFYMCGPPIMNQSVINMLLDLGVDREDIMLDDFGG from the coding sequence ATGGAAACTTTCACGCTCGGCGTTGTTCTGTTCACAGTGATCGTGCTGGGACTGGTGGCCCTCATTCTGGCTGCCCGGTCCCGCCTGGTCTCAACCGGCAACGTCAACATCACCATTAACGGTGAAAAAACCATCTCGGTGCCTGCGGGCGGCAAACTGCTGCAAACGCTGGCGGCGGAAAAACTGTTCGTCCCCTCCGCCTGCGGCGGCGGCGGCACCTGTGCGCAGTGCCGGGTGCGGGTGCATTCCGGCGGCGGCTCGATCCTGCCGACCGAGGAAAGCCATATCACCAAGCGCGAAGCCTCCTGCGGCGACCGTCTGTCCTGCCAGGTTGCGGTCAAGCAGGACATGGAAGTCGAGGTTCCCGAGGAAGTCTTCGGTGTCAAGAAGTGGCGCTGCAAGGTGCGCTCGAACGACAACGTGGCGACTTTCATCAAGGCGCTGGTGCTGGAACTGCCCGAAGGCGAGGATGTGAACTTCCGCGCCGGCGGCTATATCCAGATCGAGGCGCCGGCGCACCAGCTGGCCTATACCGACTTCGACATTCAGGAGGAGTACCGCGAGGATTGGGACCGCTTCAATCTGTGGCAGTACAAATCCCAGGTGGCTGAGCCGGTCGAGCGAGCCTATTCGATGGCGAACTACCCGGATGAGAAGGGCATCATCATGCTCAACGTCCGTGTTGCCTCGCCGCCGCCGGGATCCGAGGGTATTCCCGCCGGTCAGATGTCGTCCTACATCTTCAATCTGAAGCCGGGCGATGAGGTCACCATTTCCGGTCCGTTCGGCGAATTCTTTGCCCGCGACACCCAGAAGGAAATGGTCTTTATCGGCGGCGGGGCCGGCATGGCGCCGATGCGCAGCCATATCTTCGACCAGCTGAAGCGGTTGCAGAACCGCGACCGCAAGATCAGCTTCTGGTACGGTGCGCGCTCGAAAAAAGAGATGTTCTTTGTCGAGGATTTCGACCAGCTGGCCGAGGAGTTCGACAACTTTGAATGGCATGTCGCCCTGTCCGATGCCCAGCCCGAGGATGACTGGAAAGGCTACACCGGCTTTATCCATAACGTTCTGTTCGAGGAATACCTCAAGAACCACCCGGCGCCGGAAGACTGCGAATTCTACATGTGCGGCCCGCCGATCATGAACCAGTCGGTGATCAACATGCTGCTGGATCTGGGCGTGGACCGCGAAGACATCATGCTGGACGATTTCGGCGGCTAA
- the nqrE gene encoding NADH:ubiquinone reductase (Na(+)-transporting) subunit E: protein MEGLISLAVKAIFVENLALSFFLGMCTFIAVSKKISTALGLGISVMLVQAITVPANNLLLTYLLKPGALAWAGFPDVDLTFLGLISYIGVIAAMVQILEMILDKYFPPLYNALGIFLPLITVNCAILGGSLFMVERDYNFAEAATYGLSSGFGWALAITAMAGVREKLKYSDVPDGLQGLGITFITAGLMALAFMSFSGVKL, encoded by the coding sequence ATGGAAGGGCTGATTTCACTCGCCGTCAAGGCCATCTTTGTTGAAAACCTGGCGCTGTCCTTCTTCCTGGGCATGTGTACCTTCATCGCGGTGTCGAAAAAGATCTCGACCGCGCTGGGGCTGGGGATTTCCGTCATGCTGGTGCAGGCGATCACGGTTCCGGCCAACAACCTGCTGCTGACCTATCTGCTGAAACCCGGTGCGCTGGCCTGGGCGGGCTTTCCCGATGTGGACCTGACCTTTCTTGGTCTGATTTCCTATATCGGCGTTATTGCCGCGATGGTGCAGATCCTGGAGATGATCCTCGATAAGTATTTCCCGCCGCTTTACAACGCGCTGGGGATCTTCCTGCCGCTGATCACGGTGAACTGCGCGATCCTGGGCGGCTCGCTGTTCATGGTGGAACGCGACTACAACTTTGCGGAAGCAGCAACTTACGGCCTCTCATCCGGCTTTGGCTGGGCGCTGGCGATCACCGCGATGGCGGGCGTGCGCGAGAAGCTGAAGTATTCCGACGTGCCGGACGGTCTGCAGGGCCTGGGCATCACCTTTATCACCGCGGGTCTGATGGCGCTGGCCTTCATGTCCTTCAGCGGCGTCAAACTGTAA
- a CDS encoding NADH:ubiquinone reductase (Na(+)-transporting) subunit D yields MSQTKKEMLVDPLVDNNPITLQVLGICSALAVTSSLQVAFVMTLAVTFVTAFSSMFISILRNQIPGSIRIIVQMVIIASLVILVDQVLKAYAFEISKTLSVFVGLIITNCIVMGRAEAFAMKNPPVASFIDGIGNGLGYGLILMLVGFIRELFGAGSLFGITILETVNNGGWYVPNGMLLLPPSAFFIIGLLIWGFRTWKPNQVEEREFKIQSVEAH; encoded by the coding sequence ATGTCGCAGACCAAGAAGGAAATGCTGGTCGACCCGCTGGTCGACAACAACCCGATCACGCTGCAGGTTCTGGGCATCTGCTCGGCGCTGGCGGTGACATCGTCGCTGCAGGTGGCGTTTGTGATGACCCTGGCGGTGACCTTCGTGACCGCGTTCTCGTCGATGTTCATCTCGATCCTGCGCAACCAGATCCCCGGTTCGATCCGGATCATCGTGCAGATGGTGATCATCGCGTCGCTGGTGATCCTGGTGGATCAGGTGCTGAAGGCCTATGCGTTCGAGATCTCGAAGACCCTGTCGGTCTTTGTCGGCCTGATCATCACCAACTGCATCGTGATGGGCCGCGCCGAAGCCTTTGCCATGAAGAACCCGCCGGTCGCGTCCTTCATCGACGGCATCGGCAACGGGCTGGGCTATGGCCTGATCCTGATGCTGGTCGGTTTCATCCGCGAGCTGTTCGGAGCCGGATCGCTGTTTGGCATCACCATTCTGGAAACCGTGAACAACGGCGGCTGGTATGTGCCCAACGGCATGCTGCTGCTGCCGCCCTCGGCGTTCTTTATCATCGGCCTGCTGATCTGGGGCTTCCGCACCTGGAAACCGAACCAGGTGGAAGAGCGTGAATTCAAAATCCAATCCGTGGAGGCGCACTGA
- a CDS encoding Na(+)-translocating NADH-quinone reductase subunit C: MADTQSKGLIGRFLAASPDSVGKTVFIAVAVCLVASMIVSSAAVSLRPVQETNRKRDKQLNVLQVAGLYEPGTDVAEAFAAFEPQVLDLQTGEFTDQFDAASFDGLAAAQDPELSRELDVDPAGIGRQSRYKTVYLLRDDAGGLDKVILPVHGYGLWSTLYGFIAVEENGNDIFGLQFYQHGETPGLGAEVDNPRWKALWHGKKLHDADGELQITVAKTPTAAGPEHHIDALAGATLTSAGVDNLVKFWMGEEGYAPFLDALQAGDL; encoded by the coding sequence ATGGCTGATACCCAAAGCAAAGGCCTGATCGGCCGCTTCCTCGCCGCATCGCCGGATTCGGTTGGCAAGACCGTGTTCATCGCTGTTGCCGTCTGTCTGGTGGCCTCGATGATCGTGTCCTCCGCCGCCGTCAGCTTGCGCCCGGTGCAGGAGACCAACCGCAAACGCGACAAGCAGCTGAACGTGCTGCAGGTGGCGGGCCTGTATGAGCCCGGCACCGATGTCGCCGAAGCCTTCGCCGCGTTTGAACCGCAGGTGCTGGATCTGCAGACCGGTGAATTCACCGACCAGTTCGACGCCGCCAGCTTTGACGGTCTCGCGGCTGCGCAGGATCCGGAGCTGAGCCGCGAGCTGGACGTTGACCCGGCCGGCATCGGCCGCCAGTCGCGCTACAAAACCGTCTATCTGCTGCGCGATGATGCGGGCGGGCTGGACAAGGTGATCCTGCCGGTCCACGGCTACGGGCTGTGGTCGACCCTTTACGGCTTTATCGCGGTCGAGGAGAACGGCAACGATATCTTTGGCCTGCAGTTCTATCAGCACGGTGAAACCCCGGGTCTGGGCGCCGAGGTGGACAACCCGCGCTGGAAAGCGCTGTGGCACGGCAAGAAGCTGCATGATGCCGATGGCGAATTGCAGATCACCGTCGCCAAGACCCCGACCGCCGCCGGGCCGGAGCACCATATTGATGCGCTGGCCGGTGCCACGCTGACCTCGGCAGGGGTGGATAACCTGGTGAAATTCTGGATGGGCGAAGAAGGCTACGCACCCTTCCTGGACGCCCTGCAAGCGGGAGACCTGTGA
- a CDS encoding NADH:ubiquinone reductase (Na(+)-transporting) subunit B — MGLRSFFDRIEPHFEKGGKYEKLFPVYEMVESFLYTPKTVTTAAPHARSYVDMKRIMTYVVIATIPCILWGMWNTGYQANSAIAALGADAASGWRIAILNTLGISLDAANPMANIAHGFLYFLPIYIVTLVAGGIFEVIFATVRGHEVNEGFLVTSMLYTLIMPASAPLWQVALGIIFGVVIGKEVFGGTGKNFLNPALTGRAFLYFAYPANMSGDSVWTPVDGFSGATALGVSAAEGVQALAAKGIEWSDAFIGTIQGSFGETSTLACAIGLAFLLFTKIANWRLIAGCLGGMIAFSLLLNLIGSDTNPMFAMPWYWHLVLGGYAFGLVFMVTEPVSASHTNAGRYIYGALIGVMVVLIRVLNPAFPEGMMLAILFGNVFAPLIDYFVVQANIKRRARRHG; from the coding sequence ATGGGATTGCGCAGCTTCTTTGACAGAATCGAGCCGCACTTTGAAAAGGGCGGCAAATACGAGAAACTTTTCCCCGTCTACGAGATGGTGGAGAGCTTTCTTTACACCCCCAAGACCGTGACCACCGCCGCGCCGCACGCGCGTTCATATGTCGATATGAAGCGGATCATGACCTATGTGGTGATCGCCACCATCCCCTGCATTCTGTGGGGCATGTGGAACACCGGCTATCAAGCCAATTCGGCGATTGCAGCACTGGGGGCGGATGCGGCCAGCGGCTGGCGGATTGCCATCCTGAACACGCTGGGGATATCGCTGGATGCGGCGAACCCGATGGCGAATATCGCGCATGGGTTCCTATATTTCCTGCCGATCTACATCGTGACGCTGGTTGCAGGCGGCATCTTTGAAGTGATCTTTGCCACCGTCCGCGGCCATGAGGTGAACGAGGGCTTTCTTGTGACCTCGATGCTGTACACGCTGATCATGCCGGCCTCGGCGCCGCTGTGGCAGGTGGCGCTTGGCATCATCTTCGGTGTGGTGATCGGCAAGGAAGTCTTTGGCGGCACCGGCAAGAACTTCCTGAACCCGGCCCTGACGGGCCGTGCGTTCCTGTATTTCGCCTATCCGGCCAATATGTCGGGCGACAGTGTCTGGACCCCGGTTGACGGGTTCTCCGGTGCGACCGCGCTGGGTGTCTCGGCTGCTGAGGGCGTGCAGGCGCTGGCCGCCAAGGGTATTGAATGGTCGGATGCCTTCATCGGCACCATCCAGGGCAGCTTTGGCGAGACCTCGACCCTGGCCTGCGCCATTGGCCTTGCGTTTCTGCTGTTCACCAAGATTGCCAACTGGCGCCTGATCGCGGGCTGTCTGGGCGGCATGATCGCGTTTTCGCTGCTGCTGAACCTGATCGGTTCCGACACCAACCCGATGTTTGCGATGCCCTGGTACTGGCATCTGGTGCTGGGCGGCTATGCCTTTGGCCTGGTGTTCATGGTGACCGAACCTGTGTCCGCGTCGCACACCAACGCCGGCCGCTACATCTATGGCGCGCTGATCGGTGTGATGGTGGTGCTGATCCGGGTGCTGAACCCGGCCTTCCCCGAAGGCATGATGCTGGCGATCCTGTTCGGCAACGTCTTTGCACCGCTGATCGATTACTTCGTCGTGCAGGCAAATATCAAACGGAGGGCGCGCCGCCATGGCTGA
- a CDS encoding Na(+)-translocating NADH-quinone reductase subunit A, with the protein MKTFNLRKGLDLPVTGAPEQVIHPGPAITSVAVLGPDYLGLKPRMLVQEGEEVQRGTPLFCHKDAEDAMMVAPMTGKVVAINRGARRVLESVVIAVADAEDKGVDFSATGNSDTAEGLTEKLCAAGLWTAFRSRPYSKMPVPGTKPGAIFVTAMDSEPLAADAALIINEAGEAFAAGLKALTLLTEGATYLCQKAGDSIPGTDLAGVEAAAFSGPHPSGLAGTHIHFLHPVKGDQEVWTISYQDVIAIGRLLQTGHLDPSIVIALAGPAARAPRLVRTVMGASTDELTRGEIASDGPVRVISGSILSGRQAAGPLAFLGRFARQLAIIEEDRKQIPLGWIRPMGSKYAVQPVLGSALTRKLFGLTSNLNGGRRAMVPTGTFEQLMPQDYLPTQLLRALLVMDTDTAQALGALELDEEDLGLVGFACPAKYEYGQALRDCLAKIEKEG; encoded by the coding sequence ATGAAGACATTTAACTTGAGGAAGGGGCTGGATCTGCCGGTGACAGGCGCACCGGAGCAGGTCATTCACCCCGGCCCGGCCATCACGTCGGTGGCGGTTCTGGGTCCCGACTACCTGGGCTTGAAACCCCGGATGCTGGTGCAGGAAGGCGAAGAGGTCCAGCGCGGAACTCCGCTGTTCTGCCACAAGGATGCCGAAGACGCGATGATGGTCGCCCCCATGACCGGCAAGGTCGTGGCGATCAACCGCGGCGCGCGCCGGGTGCTGGAAAGCGTGGTGATCGCGGTTGCGGACGCCGAAGACAAGGGTGTTGATTTTTCCGCCACCGGAAATAGCGATACCGCCGAGGGGCTGACCGAAAAGCTGTGCGCCGCCGGCCTGTGGACCGCGTTCCGGAGCCGTCCCTATTCCAAGATGCCGGTGCCGGGCACCAAGCCGGGCGCGATTTTTGTGACTGCGATGGACAGCGAGCCGCTGGCCGCCGATGCCGCGCTGATCATCAATGAGGCGGGCGAGGCTTTTGCCGCAGGCCTGAAAGCGCTGACCCTGCTGACCGAGGGCGCCACCTATCTGTGCCAGAAGGCAGGCGACAGTATTCCGGGCACGGACCTTGCCGGGGTTGAGGCGGCGGCCTTTTCCGGCCCGCATCCCAGCGGTCTGGCCGGCACCCACATCCACTTCCTGCACCCGGTGAAGGGTGACCAGGAGGTCTGGACGATTTCCTATCAGGATGTGATCGCCATCGGCCGTCTGCTGCAGACCGGCCATCTGGATCCCTCCATCGTGATTGCGCTGGCGGGGCCCGCTGCGCGCGCGCCGCGGCTGGTCCGTACCGTGATGGGCGCCTCCACCGATGAGCTGACCCGTGGCGAGATTGCTTCGGACGGTCCGGTGCGGGTGATATCAGGCTCTATCCTGTCGGGCCGCCAGGCTGCCGGTCCGCTGGCATTCCTTGGCCGCTTTGCCCGCCAGCTTGCCATCATCGAGGAAGACCGCAAGCAGATCCCGCTGGGCTGGATCCGCCCGATGGGCAGCAAATACGCGGTGCAGCCGGTGCTGGGCTCGGCGCTGACGCGCAAGCTGTTCGGCCTGACCAGCAACCTCAATGGCGGCCGCCGCGCGATGGTGCCCACCGGCACCTTTGAGCAGCTGATGCCGCAGGATTACCTGCCGACGCAGCTGCTGCGCGCGCTGCTGGTGATGGACACCGATACCGCACAGGCGCTGGGTGCGCTGGAGCTGGACGAAGAGGACCTGGGCCTCGTCGGCTTTGCCTGCCCGGCCAAGTATGAATACGGGCAAGCGCTGCGCGACTGCCTCGCCAAGATTGAAAAGGAGGGCTGA
- a CDS encoding mandelate racemase/muconate lactonizing enzyme family protein, which translates to MKIKKIELYQLDLPYSGGVYMLSGGREYRSFDASFVRIETDTGLEGWGESTPFGATYIAAHALGVRAGIAEIAPYLLGRDPRQMDRINDTMDEALVGHNHAKSAIDLACWDLFGKSVNLPVCELLGGSTGKRLPVISSIYAGSPEDMRARVAQHREMGYLGHSVKIGALDSEGGPALDAARIRESLADRQPGEFFLADANGGLTVEAALRMLRMLPDGLDFVLEAPCKTWRETMSLRKRCTVPIILDELVQQDEDVALMLAEDVADGIGLKISKAGGLTHGRRHRDMCLAAGATVSVQDTVGSAIAFSAIAHLGATVPERFLRCILDCRDMVTLETAAFDAPVQDGGVLVPDAPGLGITVDRGLMGAPQAVWEA; encoded by the coding sequence GTGAAGATCAAGAAGATCGAGCTTTATCAGCTGGACCTGCCCTATTCCGGCGGCGTCTATATGCTGTCGGGCGGGCGCGAGTACCGCAGCTTTGATGCGTCCTTTGTGCGGATCGAGACCGACACCGGGCTGGAGGGCTGGGGAGAGAGCACGCCGTTCGGCGCCACCTATATCGCCGCACATGCCTTGGGCGTGCGGGCCGGGATTGCCGAGATTGCGCCCTATCTGCTGGGACGCGACCCGCGGCAGATGGACCGGATCAATGACACGATGGACGAGGCGCTGGTGGGCCACAACCACGCGAAATCTGCAATTGATCTGGCCTGCTGGGATCTGTTCGGGAAATCAGTGAACCTGCCGGTCTGCGAGCTGCTGGGCGGATCAACCGGCAAGCGCCTGCCGGTGATCTCTTCGATCTATGCCGGATCCCCTGAGGACATGCGCGCCCGCGTCGCGCAGCACCGCGAGATGGGCTATCTGGGCCATTCGGTGAAAATCGGCGCCCTAGACAGCGAAGGCGGGCCGGCACTGGACGCCGCGCGCATCCGCGAGTCCTTGGCTGACCGGCAGCCGGGCGAGTTCTTTCTGGCCGATGCCAATGGCGGGCTGACGGTTGAGGCCGCGCTGCGGATGCTGCGGATGCTGCCGGATGGTCTGGACTTTGTGCTGGAGGCGCCCTGCAAGACCTGGCGCGAGACGATGTCGCTGCGCAAGCGCTGCACGGTGCCGATCATTCTGGATGAGCTGGTGCAGCAGGATGAGGACGTGGCCCTGATGCTGGCCGAGGATGTGGCTGACGGTATCGGCCTCAAGATCTCCAAGGCGGGCGGGCTGACCCATGGGCGGCGGCACCGGGACATGTGCCTGGCCGCGGGCGCGACAGTCAGCGTGCAGGATACGGTCGGCTCCGCCATCGCGTTTTCCGCCATTGCCCATCTGGGCGCGACGGTGCCGGAACGGTTCTTGCGCTGCATTCTGGACTGCCGCGATATGGTGACGCTGGAAACGGCCGCGTTCGACGCGCCCGTGCAGGACGGCGGGGTGCTGGTGCCGGATGCGCCGGGCCTGGGCATCACTGTCGACCGCGGCCTGATGGGCGCGCCGCAGGCAGTCTGGGAGGCGTAA
- a CDS encoding alcohol dehydrogenase family protein: MIPSTMAAVLLTGHGGIEKLDYRTDVPVPQPKPGEVLIRVAAAGINNTDINTRIGWYSKAVEADTNAGGATGFDSVNDDDASWSGKPLEFPRIQGADACGYIAAVGEGVDAARIGERVLVRNMLRTYVGYRPYECWTFGSECDGGFAQFAVAPAGETHAVNCDWSDAELASIPCAYSTAENMLHRAGLGTETVLISGASGGVGSAAVQLAKRRGAAVIALSSAAKADEVLALGADRVVDRNADLRAELGEGSIDVVIDLVAGEQWPAFMDVLRRGGRYATAGAIAGPISEIDVRTLYLKDLTLMGCTFQEDEVFANLISYIEAGEIRPLVAKTYPLSGIAAAQEDFLSKKHTGKLVLMIPEVAA; this comes from the coding sequence ATGATCCCCAGCACAATGGCAGCGGTTCTGCTGACCGGCCACGGCGGTATCGAAAAACTGGACTACCGCACCGATGTGCCGGTGCCGCAGCCCAAGCCCGGCGAGGTGCTGATCCGCGTCGCGGCGGCGGGTATCAACAACACCGATATCAACACCCGTATCGGCTGGTATTCCAAGGCGGTCGAGGCCGATACCAACGCCGGCGGCGCCACCGGGTTTGACAGCGTCAACGACGACGACGCCAGCTGGTCGGGCAAGCCGCTGGAGTTTCCCCGTATCCAGGGCGCTGACGCCTGCGGATACATCGCGGCGGTGGGGGAGGGGGTTGACGCCGCCCGCATCGGCGAACGGGTGCTGGTGCGCAATATGCTGCGGACCTATGTGGGCTACCGGCCCTATGAGTGCTGGACCTTCGGCAGCGAATGCGACGGGGGGTTTGCCCAGTTTGCAGTGGCGCCCGCAGGCGAAACCCATGCGGTGAACTGCGACTGGTCCGACGCGGAACTTGCCTCGATCCCTTGTGCCTATTCGACGGCTGAGAACATGCTGCACCGGGCGGGGCTGGGCACCGAGACGGTGCTGATCTCCGGGGCCTCCGGCGGGGTGGGTTCTGCCGCCGTGCAGCTGGCCAAGCGCCGGGGCGCGGCTGTTATAGCGCTGTCCTCTGCTGCCAAGGCGGATGAGGTGCTGGCGCTTGGCGCCGACCGGGTGGTGGACCGCAACGCCGATCTGCGCGCGGAACTGGGCGAGGGCAGCATCGACGTGGTGATCGATCTGGTTGCCGGGGAACAGTGGCCGGCTTTTATGGATGTTTTACGGCGCGGCGGGCGCTATGCCACCGCTGGCGCCATCGCCGGTCCGATCAGCGAGATCGACGTGCGCACGCTGTATCTGAAGGACCTGACGCTGATGGGCTGCACCTTTCAGGAGGATGAGGTTTTTGCCAATCTGATTTCCTACATCGAGGCCGGTGAAATCCGGCCGCTGGTGGCCAAGACCTATCCGCTGTCCGGAATTGCCGCCGCGCAGGAAGACTTCCTGAGCAAGAAACACACCGGCAAGCTGGTGCTGATGATCCCGGAGGTCGCTGCGTGA
- a CDS encoding aldehyde dehydrogenase family protein, with protein MTSFLNDGLARNFLAGAWAEGDGGKRIAVEDPGNGSPVADCALAGEDTLARALEAARASFERGDLAAMQPSRRGQLMQRIAAEIRGIANEGAELLCRESGKSLSAAHDEFEEAAQYFEYYGGMADKIEGKSIPLGPDYADFTVYEPYGVSAQIVPWNFPVSIAARSLAPAMAAGNSVIIKSPELDPMALAMLGVALERADVPAGTVSILNGIGADLGARLVQSAAVDQIVFTGSVPTGQAILRAAASPVTPALMELGGKSAAVAFEDANLDTLMSSLQSGIFYNAGQVCSAMSRVLVHRSIYAEAVERAAALANGLSVGHGLDNPGLTPVISARQLDGIETLVATARQSGARAASGGARLEREGYFMAPTILADVDPASRVAQEEIFGPVTCFTPFDTEAEAIAMANGTDFGLVAGVFTRDLARAHRGANRLRAGQVFVNEWFAGGISTPFGGVGKSGFGREKGLEALYNYVRTKNIAISLKG; from the coding sequence ATGACGTCTTTTCTGAACGACGGGCTGGCCAGGAATTTCCTGGCCGGCGCCTGGGCCGAAGGCGACGGCGGCAAACGCATCGCGGTCGAGGATCCTGGCAATGGCAGCCCTGTGGCGGATTGCGCGCTGGCGGGCGAGGACACCCTGGCCCGCGCGCTGGAGGCAGCTCGCGCCAGTTTCGAACGCGGCGATCTGGCTGCGATGCAGCCGTCCAGACGCGGCCAGCTGATGCAGCGCATCGCGGCCGAGATCCGCGGCATCGCGAATGAGGGCGCAGAGCTTCTGTGCCGCGAAAGCGGCAAGAGCCTCAGCGCCGCGCATGACGAATTCGAGGAAGCCGCGCAGTATTTCGAATACTACGGCGGCATGGCCGACAAGATCGAAGGCAAGTCGATTCCGCTCGGCCCCGATTACGCTGATTTTACGGTCTATGAACCCTACGGCGTTTCCGCCCAGATCGTGCCGTGGAACTTCCCGGTGTCGATTGCCGCGCGCTCCTTGGCGCCTGCGATGGCGGCGGGCAATTCGGTGATCATCAAATCGCCGGAGCTGGACCCGATGGCGCTGGCGATGCTGGGCGTCGCGCTGGAACGCGCCGATGTCCCTGCGGGGACAGTCTCGATCCTGAACGGCATCGGCGCTGACCTCGGCGCGCGGCTGGTGCAAAGCGCGGCGGTGGATCAGATCGTCTTCACCGGCTCGGTGCCGACCGGCCAGGCGATCCTGCGCGCGGCGGCCAGCCCGGTAACTCCGGCGCTGATGGAGCTGGGCGGCAAATCCGCTGCGGTGGCGTTTGAGGACGCCAATCTCGACACGCTGATGTCCTCCCTGCAAAGCGGCATCTTCTACAACGCCGGCCAGGTCTGCTCCGCCATGTCGCGGGTGCTGGTGCACCGCTCGATCTACGCGGAAGCGGTTGAGCGCGCGGCGGCTCTGGCAAACGGTCTCAGCGTCGGCCACGGTCTGGACAATCCCGGCCTCACCCCGGTGATCTCGGCGCGTCAGCTGGATGGCATCGAAACCCTGGTCGCCACGGCCCGTCAAAGCGGCGCCCGCGCAGCGTCGGGCGGCGCCCGGCTGGAGCGGGAGGGCTACTTTATGGCGCCGACCATCCTTGCGGATGTGGATCCCGCGTCCCGTGTCGCGCAGGAGGAGATCTTCGGCCCCGTCACCTGCTTCACGCCCTTCGACACCGAAGCCGAGGCGATTGCCATGGCCAACGGCACCGACTTCGGGCTGGTGGCCGGTGTGTTCACCCGTGATCTGGCGCGGGCGCATCGTGGGGCGAACCGCCTGCGTGCCGGGCAGGTGTTTGTGAACGAATGGTTCGCCGGCGGCATCTCGACCCCGTTCGGCGGCGTCGGCAAGTCGGGTTTTGGCCGCGAAAAAGGGCTGGAGGCGCTTTACAACTATGTGCGCACCAAGAACATCGCGATCTCGCTGAAGGGCTGA